From the Acidobacteriota bacterium genome, the window CGTTATTACATGCAAGCCAATTCCCGTCCGCGCAATGGTAAAGCACACCTTGCTGATGTTGAAACAGTACCAACATTTGAAGACATTTTACGATTAGCTGAGCATGGCGCCCCTAAGGCGATCCAGGCGCTGGAAACAATGGCGAGGCATATCGGTATGGGACTCGCCATCTTAGTGACGGGATTAGCTCCAGATGCAATTGTTGTCGTCGGAGAGATAACACGCGCCTGGCAGCAAGTTGGCCCAATTATCGAAACGGAAATCAAACGGCGTTGTTTTACACACGCCAAGTTGCGTCTTCACCCAACCGATCCTGCCAGTCAGCCACGACTGAGAGGAACAATTGCCTTGGTTTTACAGAAGCATTTTGGGGCACCGTCTGTAGCTTGATTGATGATCCCTCAAAGCTTCTTTGACAAAAAGCCGTTAACCCACGGCATTTACTCGCTCTACCATTTCTAAGTGGGTTGAGTTTAGCCCGGTCTTTACCAAGACCGGGAAAGGGTATGCTTTGACACCGGGGTCGCCGCGAAACTTCTATCAGAAGACATTGATTGTGGTAACGCAGCGGCTCCGGTTTTGTTACAGCAACACTTACCCGATCTTGAAGGGCCAAGCTAAGGTCAACCAAACTGATTTCACCAGAGCGATGGATGTTGGCTATTTTGTTGCAGAGGCAAACTAATCAATTAACCTGCTGCTGCAAAAGCGCCTAAACAACAATTCAATTGCTGGTAGAAACACATTCCATACGAAGGGATGAAAAGAAGGCTGGCAGTACCGCTGACCGGCAAGCCAAAAAACGTCAAGATGAATAATCTGGGATGAATAATCAGGTTGGAGGCAACTGATTCATCGCCATTCCACCGTTCTGGAAGGAGAAAATGATGAAGATGCAATGGCAAAAGATGTTGTTTTTGATGGTTGCTTTGTCTTGCCTGGCCAAGGCGCAGGTTCTTTATGGCTCGCTCACAGGCAACATCACAGACCCGGCCGGAGCGGTCGTGGCAGGCGCCAAAATTGATGTATTGAATATCAGTACCGGTGTCTCACAAAGCGCAAGTACTGATGAGCGAGGCAGTTTTCAGTTCAATAACCTGCAAGCTGGTGTTTATAAGCTGACCGTAACAGCGCCGTCTTTTAAGACGATGGTGCAGGACAATCTTAAGATTGACGCGAATACCTCCCGACGGCTTGATACACAGTTAGAGGTCGGAGATGTGAGCAGTGCCGTTCAGATCAGCTCTGATGCACCTGTGCTACAAACTGAGCGCGCCGACATCAATGTTGTTCAAACGACGCGGCAGATCAATGACCTGCCCTTAACGGGCAGCGTCGGACGCAATTACCAAAGTCTGATGGGGCTGGTGCCAGGGGCGATTAATCAGGGGGAGCAAAACTCCGCAGCCGGTAGCCCGCAGCGTTCCATCTCATTTAATGTAAACGGTGTATCACGCCTGCAAAACAATACTCGTATTGATGGCTCTAGTGTCATCTATCCTTGGCTACCAACTAATACTGCTTATGTCCCGCCTGCCGAAGGCATTCAAGAAGTCAGCATTGTCACGAATTCTTTCGATGCCGAGCAAGGGCTTGCCGGCGGTGCGGCGGTCAACGTCACGATCAAGACCGGAACCAATGGCGTGCACGGCGCGGGCTGGGGGTACGACACCAATAGTGCGACGGCAGCGCGCAACTATTTTCAGACGACACCGCAAGTGCCCAAGAGTATCGTCGCACAATACGGCTATGCCGTGGGCGGGCCGATCATCAAGAACAAGTTGTTCTTTTTCACTGATCTAGAACGTAGCACTCAGCGGAATTTTGCGCGGGTTCTCTCTTACAGCCTGGCGCCAGCCAGCCTGCGCCCTGGTGCGTCGGGCGCGGTGGATTTCAGCAGTACCGGCGTGACGGTTTACGATCCGGCCTCCAATGCCGACCCCTCGAAGCGGACGCCGTTCGCTAACAACATCGTCCCAGCCAATCGCGTTGATCCGGCGGCGCTCGAATTCATCAAGCGGTTACCGCAACCCACCGGGTCGGGGTTTGTCAACAACTACACCCCGACCGGCGTGGCCGAATTCAACCGCACCAACATTGACAGCAAGGTCAATTACAACGCGGGCGGAAAGCTGACGGCGTTTGGGCGCTACAGCATCTCGCCGACCCTCATTATTGACCCGCCGATTCTGGGCGATGCGGGTGGCGACGCGCTCAACGGCGGTCAATTAGGCACCGCTCCCGGACGCGTACAAATTGCTGGCGCGGGCGGGACCTACACGTTCAGCCCGGCTTTGATTCTGGACGCGAACGTCGGCTACACGCGCCAGCGGCTGGGGGCAGAGGCTTTCGACATTAATTCAAACTTTGGTTTGGATGTATTGAAAATCCCCGGCACGAACGGCCCGGATCGGTTGCAGGGCGGCGCGCCGTTTTTCAACGTCAGTGGTTGGGCCAATATGGGCAATTCCAACACGGGCAATCCGTTCCTGTTCCGCGACAATCAATACGTGGGCACCGCGAACCTGTCGTGGTTTCGTGGCGCACACTCATTGCGCTTCGGCCTGGATTACCAGAATCAACAGATCAATCACTTCCAACCGCAGGGCGGCACGTTTCAGACGGTACGCGGCACGTTCCAATTCAACGGCAACGCTACCCGCTTGCAAAACGGTCCTACGCCGACAGACACACGCTATAACTCGTGGGCGGATTTCCTGCTCGGGTTGCCCAGCGGCGCGGGCAAGGTGGATCAACTGCGCAATCCGAATGCGCTGCGCATACTTTCGTATGCCTTGTATGCGCGCGATCACTGGCAGGTGAATCGCAAGCTGACCGTAACCTATGGCCTGCGTTGGGAGCGCTATCCGTTCCCCGACAAAGACAACACAGGCATCAATCGGTTTGACCCGGCGGACGGGAATGTATACACGGGCGGATTGAGTAACGTGCCGCGTAACACCGGCGCGAGTTCCGGGCCAGGCCACTTCCTGCCGCGCTTTGGCATTGCCTGGCGCGTGAATGACAAGTTGGTCGCGCGCGCAGGGTATGGGATGTCTACCGATCCGCGCCCATTCATTGATTTCCGCAACCCCACTTTTCAAGAATCATGACCAACACACTCTGGCGCAAGCCGCAGGTGATTGTTTTTGCCGCTGTTTGCCTGGCCCTCGCAACTTGTTTCAGCCTTGTCTGCCGCGCGCAATCATCTGCGCTGCCACACCTGCGCCAGCAAGGCACGGCAACGCAACTGATCGTGGATGACAAACCCTTTCTCGTGCGCGGCGGCGAATTGGGCAACTCGTCCTCGTCCAGCCTCGAATACATGCGCCCCATCTGGCCGAAACTCGCCGCCATGAAGCTCAACACCGTTCTCGTGCCGGTGTATTGGGAATTGCTCGAGCCGCTGGAGGGGCAATTCGATTTCACGCTAGTGGATGGCTTGCTGCAAGACGCGCGCAAGCACGGGCTGCGGCTGGTGCCGTTGTGGTTCGGCGCGTGGAAAAACAGCATGTCGTGTTACGCGCCGGCGTGGGTGAAAACCAATCAGCAGCGTTTCCCACGCGCCGAAGACAAAGCCGGCAGCGGCATGGAAATCCTTTCGCCGTTCAGTCAGGCAAACCTTGCTGCCGATGCGCGCGCCTTCGCCGCTTTCATGCGCCACCTGCGCGAAGTGGACAGCCGCGATTACACTGTCATCCTGGTGCAGGTCGAAAACGAGATCGGCATGATTCCCGACGCGCGTGACCGCAGCGCGCTTGCCAACAAGCTATTCAGCCAAGCCGTGCCGCTTGAATTGCTGGGCTACCTCGAACAACACCGCGAATCGCTGAGGCCCGAATTGCGCACCGCGTGGGGCAACTCGCAATTCAAAACGCGCGGCACTTGGGAAGAAGTGTTTGGCGCGGGCGCAGCGACTGACGAGCTTTTCATGGCTTGGCATTTTGCGCGTTACACCAATCGCGTGGCCGAACTCGGCAAGGCTGAATATCCCTTGCCAATGTATGTCAATGCCGCGCTGATTCGTCCGAATTACCAACCCGGGCAATATCCGAGCGCTGGGCCGCTGCCGCATCTGCTGGACGTTTGGCGTGCCGCCGCGCCGCAAATTGATTTCCTGTCGCCTGACATTTACTTCCCGAACTTCATGGAATGGGCGCGGAAATACGACCAGTCCGGCAACCCGCTTTTCATTCCAGAAGTAGGCCCCAGTCCACAGAACGCTGTCCAGGCGCTTTATGCCGTGGCGCAACACGATGCGCTGGGCTTCAGTCCCTTCAGCATCGAAAACCTCGCCGATCCAGCGCGCGGCCTGCTCGCGGGCGGTTACGATCTATTGGCGCAACTCACGCCGTTGCTTCTTGCGCATCAAGGAAAGAAGGAGATGGCCGGACTGTTGACGGAAAGCGCCGAGCAGCGCGTGCCGCAGCAAATACGCTTGGGTGGCTACACGCTGAACGTTACATACGAGCGGGCCTCTGCTGAGGCTATTTCCGGCGGGCTGGCAATCGCCCTAGCGCCCGACGAGTTTCTCTTTGCGGGAACAAGTCTGGTGGTTACGTTCGAGGCTCACACGCCTGGCGCGCCGCTGGTGGGTATTCTGTCCGCGCAGGAAGGCAAATATATCAGCGGTCAGTGGCAACCGGGGCGCTGGCTGAACGGCGATCAGACCCATCAAGGGCGGCATTTGCGGTTGCCGCCGGGCCGCTTCGACATTCAACGCATTAAGCTGTACCGCTACCGTTGAACAGGGCTTTTGCAAAGTCGCAGCGCGAGCGCTCGCGCTGCGACTTTGCAAAAGCCCTTTACCGTTGCTTCCCTCGTGAGTTTGCGGGGAACCAAAGCCCTTGGAAGGGAGAGTGAGAATGAGTCGAGAACAAGCTCGCCAACCGCGTATGTTGGCCACGAGTTTTACGATTGCCCTGTTGCTGCTCGCGGCAACGGCTGCGCGGGCTGAAGATGGCTATCGCCTGTGGTTGCGTTATGAACCGTTGCCCGCGCTGGCGCGCCCGCGCCTCACGGCCATCGTCGTGCCAGGCAATTCGGCCACGGCGCAAGCCACGCGCGCAGAACTGTTGGCCGGTTGCGGCGGATTGCTGGGCCAACCCGTGGCTGCAGCTGAACGCATCGAACGCGATGGCACGGTGCTCGCCGGGACGCCGCAAGCTTCCCTGCTGATTGCCGGTTTGAAATTGCCGCTGTCCCAACTCGGCACAGAGGGCTTTCTGCTGCGCACGGTGAAACTCAACGGTTACGTGGTAACCGTGATCGCGTCCAACAGCGAAATCGGCGTGCTTTACGGCGCCTTTCATTTCCTGCGGCTGCTGCAAACACAACAGCCCCTCGGCAAGTTGAAGGTGAGCCAGCAACCACGGCTGCAAATTCGTATGCTCAATCATTGGGACAATCTCAATGGCAGCATCGAACGCGGCTATGCGGGGCGCTCGTTGTGGGATTGGAACGCCTTGCCGGAAAAAATTGACCCGCGTTTGCATGATTATGCGCGGGCGAATGCTTCGCTTGGCATCAACGGCGCGGCGCTCAATAACGTCAACGCCAGTGCGCAAAGTTTAAGCACCGCGTATTTGCTCAAAGCCGCTGCGATTGCGAATGTTTTTCGCCCTTATGGCGTGCGCGTCTTTCTCTCGGCGCGCTTCTCTGCCCCCATCGAACTAGGCGGCCTAAAGACCGCCGATCCGTTTGATCCGGCGGTCGCGGCCTGGTGGAAGCAGAAGGCCACTGAGATTTACCAACTCATCCCGGATTTCGGGGGCTTCGTCGTCAAGGCCAACAGCGAGGGCCAGCCGGGGCCGCGCACTTACAATCGCAATCACGTGGACGGCGCGAATATGCTGGCCGCCGCCGTTGCGCCGCATCACGGGGTTGTCATCTGGCGCGCGTTTGTTTACGACGCCAAACCCGATTACGACCGCGCGGCGGCGGCCTATGACAACCTGCAACCTTTCGATGGGAAGTTCGCGCCGAACGTGTTGTTGCAGGTCAAAAACGGCCCGATTGATTTTCAGCCGCGCGAGCCGTTCCATCCGCTGTTTGGCGCGCTGCCGAAAACACAGGTGATGCCCGAATTTCAAATCACGCAAGAGTATCTAGGCCAGGCCAACAACTTTGTCTTTCTTGCCCCGCTGTGGCGCGAAGTTTTGGACGCTGACACTTATGCCAAGGGCCAAGGCTCGACGGTCGCCAAAGTCGTGGATGGCAGCTTATACAATCAAAAACTCACCGGCATTGCGGGCGTGGCAAACACCGGTTCCGACCGCAACTGGACGGGGCAGGACCTGACGCAGGCGAACTGGTACGCCTTCGGACGACTCGCCTGGAACCCCGGTCTTAGTTCCAAACAGATCGCTGACGAATGGATACGGATGACGCTGACGAACGATGCCAAAGCCGTCGCCACGCTCACGCGGATGTTCACGGAATCGCATGAAGCGGTAGTGGATTACATGACGCCGCTGGGGCTGCATCACATAATGTGGGGCGGGCATCACTACGGCCCCGCACCCTGGTGGAGCAAAGAGCCACGCCCGGATTGGAATCCGGTTTATTACCATCGTGCCGATGAAAAGGGGTTGGGGTTTGACCGCACGCCGGCCGGCAGTAATTCGGTCGCGCAATATCACGCGCCGGTGCGCGCTCAATTCGCCGAGCTGAAAACGTGCCCTGAAAAGTACCTGGTCTGGTTCCATCACGTGCCGTGGGACTACCGCATGAAATCAGGCCGTATCCTTTGGGATGAACTGGCGTTGCATTATCAACGCGGCGTGGCTTGGGTGCGGGCGGCGCGGCAGGATTGGGAGGCACTAGCCCACGTGATTGACGCGGAGCGTCACGCGGCAGTAACGAAGAAGCTGGCGCTTCAGGAACGCGACGCGGTCTATTGGCGCGATGCCTGTCTTTTATATTTTCAGACGTTTTCAAAACGCCCCTTGCCACCGGGTGTTGAGCAACCGCAAAAGACGCTCGATGAATACAAAGCAACAAGTCTGACTTGGTGAGGCTGCTGTAGCTGCAAATAATCTCAACAGGACTTACGCAAAGATTTGCCACAGAGGCACAGAGACACAGAGCTTTTTTACAGTGTTGGTGGAGTTCTCTGTTTTCCTCTGTGTCTCTGTGCCTCTGTGGCAATCTCGCTCGCGTTTTGCGTAAGTCCTACTCAAGATGCTTTTCTTTATTACCAGACTTCGATAATAAACTTCCCTGTCAGTAGCCCGCGCGTCTGACACGTCCCACCAGAGTCCTTTATCACAAATGAAAATCACCGACATCAAAGCGACCACTGTCACTGTCCCGCTCGAAGCCCCGCTGCGCCACGGCAATGGCTGTCACTGGGGCCGCTTCGTGCGCACGATTGTCGAGGTCGAAACCGATGAAGGCATCGTTGGCCTGGGCGAAATGGGCGGCGGCGGCGAATCGGCGGAAGCCGCCTTGCGCGCGTTGAAAGCTTATCTGGTCGGCCATGACCCGGCGCGGCTGGAAGAGATGCGCTTCCTGATCGCTAATCCGACGGCGTCGCTTTACAACAACCGCACGCAAATGCTGGCCGCACTCGAATTCGCCTGTCTCGACATCCTCGGTCAAAAGTGGGGCGTGCCGGTTTCTGAAATCCTCGGCGGACGGTTGCAGGAGCGCGTGCCCTTTGCCTCGTACTTGTTCTTTCGCTATCCAAATCCGCAAGACGGCAGCGGCGAAACGCGCACGGTCGAGCAACTCGTCGCGCACGCACGGGATTTGAAGGCGCGCCACGGCTTCACGTCGCACAAACTCAAAGGCGGCGTCTTTCACCCTGATTACGAATTGGAGTGTTACCGCGCGGTCGCTGAGAGTTTGCGGGGCGACCGTTTCCGTTACGATTGCAACGGTGTGATGTCCACGGAACAGGCGATTCGTTTTGGGCAAGCCATCGAAGACCTCAACAACGATTATCTGGAAGACCCCGTGTATGGGCTGCACGGTATGCGCCGCGTGCGCGAGAAAGTGCGCATGCCACTCTCGACCAATACCGTTGTCGTCAACTTTGAACAACTCGCCGCCAACATTCTCAACACTGCCGTAGATGTGATCCTGCTCGACACGACCTTCTGGGGCGGCATTCGACCTTGCGTTAAAGCGGCGGGCATTTGCGAGACGTTCCAATTGGGCGTGGCCGTGCATTCGTCAGGCGAACTCGGCATTCAATTGGCGACGATGCTGCATCTGGGCGCGGTGCTTCCGAATTTGTCCTTCGCAGCGGATGCGCATTATCACCATCTGGTGGACGACATCATCGTGGGCGGCAAGCTGAAATACGAAGGCGGTGCGATTGCAGTCCCGACCGCGCCGGGCCTGGGCGTCCAACTCAACCGCGAAAAGCTGGCCGAATACAGCGAACTGTACCAACGGCTGGGCGGCTATCCTTACGATCAAGACCCACTGCGGCCCGGCTGGGCACCGACGATTCCGAATCATCGCTGGGCTGATCCCAATGATGCGCGCAGGCCCGCAATACCTTTCTAAACGCGCTGGCGGCAGCAAAAGCTGGCAAGCAATCTCGTAACTAAAGGAACTCGTCCGGAATGCCCAAAATCAAAGGTCTCAGATGGTGGATGATTGGGCTGATTATGCTTGGCTCGATTATCAACTACCTCACTCGCAGTTCGCTGTCGGTGGCGGCGCCCACGCTGAAAACGCAGCTTGGCATTGACGAGCAACATTACTCGTGGATTGTCAGCACGTTTCAGGGCGCGATCATGTTGCAACCGTTATGCGGTTATGCGCTGGACGTGATCGGCTTGAAATACGGCTACGCGCTATTTGCCGTCGCCTGGTCAATCATCAGCATGTCGCACGGGCTGGCGAGCAATTGGCAAATGCTGGCGGGTTTGCGCGGGTTGCTGGGCTTGGCGGAAGGCTCGGCAAATCCGGCGGGCATGAAAGCCACGTCGGAATGGTTTCCGGCGCAGGAACGCGGTTTGGCGGGCGGTGTTTACAACATCGGCGCTTCGTTCGGTTCGATGCTGGCGCCGCCGCTCGTGGGCTGGGCGATTTTGGCGTACAACTGGCAAATGGCGTTTGTGATTACAGGCGCGCTGGGTTTCGTTTGGGTCGTGGCGTGGTTGTGGCTTTACGAGTCGCCAGAAAAACACAAAGCGCTTTCCGCTGAAGAGGCCGAATATATTTCTTCAGGACAGGAAAAGCATTTGCGGCACGATGGCACGCGGCCTTCGATCTTGGCAGTGCTCCGGCAGAGAAATTTCTGGGGTATCGCTTTGCCACGGTTTTTGGCTGACCCGACATGGGGCACGCTGACTTTTTGGATGCCGCTGTATCTGTCGCAAACGCGCGGCTGGGATTTGAAACAGATTGCGCTGTTCGCCTGGTTGCCCTTCCTGGCAGCGGACATCGGGTGCCTCTTTGGCGGGTCGTTCTCGCTGTGGTTGCAAAAACACTGGCAGATTAGCCTTATCAATGCGCGGCGGGCGGCCTTTACGCTGGGGGCTGTCACGATGTTGGGTGTCGGGTTTGTGGGCGTGGTGAAAAGCCCTTACGCCGCCATCGCACTGCTAAGTCTGGCGGGTTTCGCGCATCAAACGTTATCTGTCACTGTCATCACGATGTCGTCGGATTTATTCAAGAAAAACGAAGTCGCCACCGTCGCGGGAATGGCGGGAACCTTTGGTAATGCCGGTTTACTGATCTTTTCGCTGTTGATCGGCGCATTGGTCGTGAAGATCGGCTATACACCATTTTTTATATGCCTTGGCTTGTTGGACATCGTTGGCGCAACGATTTTGTGGACGGTGGTCAGAGAGCCGCACACTTGAAACCGCGCACTTGAAACAAGGATGCCTATGCCGGTACAGCTAGTCGTAGCCACCGCTGAACAGGAGCCCGTGGTTGCCAACTTGATGGAATTGTATGCGCACGATTTTAGCGAAATTGCCGATCTGCATCTGAACGCCAACGGACGCTTTGGCTATCCGCCGTTGCCGTTGTATTGGCAGGAGAGCAACCGTTACCCTTTTCTGATAACGGTTGACGGTCAACTCGCCGGGTTTGTGCTGGTGAAGCAGGGTTCAGAAGTTTCCGGCGACAAAGCGGTTTGGGATGTGGCCGAATTCTTTATTGCGCGGGGACACCGCCGGCACGGTGTTGGAATGAACGCCGCGCACGAAGTATGGCGGAAATTTCCGGGGCGATGGGAAGTCAGAGTTACACCACGCAATCAGGCGGGACGAGCGTTTTGGCAACGCGCGATAGCGGCCTTTATGGGCGTTACGGTTCAGTCTGCCGCGCGCCAGATCAAAGGTAAGAACTGGCACGTCTTTTCTTTCGATACAGCCTTGGCCAAGTCGCATTGAATGTGGTTCTTCAACGCGCCGAAATGCGCCGGCTGCATAAATCATTTCACGGTATGTCTGAAATCAGTCCTAAAATTCAAAACCCAATCCTGCGCGGCTTTAACCCTGATCCATCCATGGTGCGCGTAGGCGATGATTACTACATTGCCACTTCGACGTTTGAGTGGTTTCCCGGTGTGCAGATTCATCACTCGCGCGATCTGGCGCACTGGCGTTTGTTGACGCGCCCGCTAAACCGTCCAAGCCAGTTGAACATGCTTGGCGATCCTGACTCGTGCGGGGTTTGGGCACCCTGCCTGACGTATGACAAAGGGCTGTATTATCTGATTTATACGGATGTGAAGCGTTACGGGCGCACGTCGCAACCGGGCAGCGTGGGCGCGGGCTTGCGCGACATGCACAACTATCTGGTCACGAGTCCAACGATTGACGGCGCATGGTCAGACCCGATTTTTCTGAACAGCAGCGGCTTTGATCCATCGCTCTTTCACGATGATGACGGGCATAAATATCTGGTGAACATGCTCTGGGATCAGCGCCCGGGGCAGAATCGTTTTGGCGGCATCGCGTTGCAGGAATACTCGACTGCCGAAGGCAAACTCATTGGCCCGCGCCACAACATTTTTAAGGGCACGGCGCTTGGCTTCACCGAAGCGCCGCATTTGTACAAGCGTAACGGCTATTACTACCTGATAACAGCCGAAGGCGGCACCGGCTGGGGGCATGCCGTAACGATGGCGCGTTCGCGTGAGTTGTTAGGGCCGTATGAACTGCATCCTGACAAGTATGTTCTGACTTCGCGCCATCGCCCGGATGCCAAATTGCAACGTGCTGGACATGCCGATCTAGTTGAAACACAGAGCGGCGACACCTATCTGGTTTATCTGTGCGGACGCCCGCTGCCCAATCGTGGACGCTGCACGCTGGGGCGCGAGACGGCGATTCAACGGATGGTTTGGGGCACGGACGATTGGCTTTACACCGAACAGCGCGATGCGTTGCCAGCGGGTGAAACCGTTGCGCCTGATTTGCTGGCGCAGCCGTTTCCGCCAACTTCGACGCACGAAGATTTCGATAGTCTGAAGCTGCCGATTGATTTTCAATGGCTGCGCTCGCCGTGGCCGGACGAGTTGTTTAGCTTGACCGAGCGGCCTGGTTATTTGCGCCTGTTCGGACGCGAAACGCCGGGCAGTATGTTTCGCCAAGCTTTAGTCGCCCGACGGCAACAAGCGCATTGTTACAGCGCTGCTACCGTCGTCGAATTCGAGCCGCAGTATTATCAGCAGCAGGCCGGGTTGATTTGTTATTACAACGGCTCGAAGTTTCACTATCTCTACATTTCAACAGATGAAAGCATCGGTAAACACCTACGTGTGATGACCTGTCACCCCGAATTGTCAGATATGTTCACGGCTCCAGTCCCAATCGCCACGAAGGCTCCGGTGCAGTTGCGTGTGGAAGTAGATTACGAGCGGTTGCGCTTTGCCTATCGCGTTGGCAACACAGGCTGGCAATGGTTACCGGAGCAATTCGACGCCAGCATTTTGTCCGATGAAGCTGGCCCGCCCGGGCCGCCGAATTTTACGGGCGCATTTGTTGGGATGTGCTGTCAGGATTTGGCAGGCACGGCGCACCCGGCTGACTTTGATTACTTTGAATATCGTGAGCGGGAGTTTTGCACTGTCGTGGGTGGAGAGTAAGCAGAAGGAATGAAGATGAAAAATACAGCCCAACCCAATTTCACTCGTAAGTTCATGTTTTCTTTCATTGCCGTTACCCTGTTGTTGGCGGTTGGAGGCGCTTTGCGCAACAGCAGCGCGCAAGCACCTGATTATCGCAATGCCACTCTGCCCATTGAACGCCGTGTCGGCGATTTGCTCAGTCGCATGACTATCGAAGAGAAAGCCGCACAGATGCAGACGCTTTGGGTCAGGAAGCCGCAGCAGCGTCGTCCCAATGGCAACTTCGGTGATCGCGGCGACTTCTCGCCGGAAGAGGCCGCTATCGTGCTGAAAAACGGTATCGGCGAGATTGCCCGCCAACGTGAGCGCACCGATGCGCGACGCGGCGCTGAATACGCCAATGCCGTACAGAAGTGGCTGAAGGAAAACACACGTCTCGGCATCCCGGTGATGCTACACGATGAAATCTTGCATGGATTGATGGCGGTGGGCGGCACGAACTTCCCTACTCCAATCTCGCTGGCTTCCAGTTGGGATACGGAACTTATCACGAAAGTCTTCACTGCTGCCGCGCTCGAAACGCGCCTGCGCGGCAGTCAGCACGTGCTAGGACCAAACCTCGATCTGGCGCGTGATCCGCGCTGGGGCCGCACGGAAGAAACCTACGGTGAAGACCCCTATCTCGTTGCGCGCA encodes:
- a CDS encoding GNAT family N-acetyltransferase — encoded protein: MPMPVQLVVATAEQEPVVANLMELYAHDFSEIADLHLNANGRFGYPPLPLYWQESNRYPFLITVDGQLAGFVLVKQGSEVSGDKAVWDVAEFFIARGHRRHGVGMNAAHEVWRKFPGRWEVRVTPRNQAGRAFWQRAIAAFMGVTVQSAARQIKGKNWHVFSFDTALAKSH
- a CDS encoding MFS transporter; this encodes MPKIKGLRWWMIGLIMLGSIINYLTRSSLSVAAPTLKTQLGIDEQHYSWIVSTFQGAIMLQPLCGYALDVIGLKYGYALFAVAWSIISMSHGLASNWQMLAGLRGLLGLAEGSANPAGMKATSEWFPAQERGLAGGVYNIGASFGSMLAPPLVGWAILAYNWQMAFVITGALGFVWVVAWLWLYESPEKHKALSAEEAEYISSGQEKHLRHDGTRPSILAVLRQRNFWGIALPRFLADPTWGTLTFWMPLYLSQTRGWDLKQIALFAWLPFLAADIGCLFGGSFSLWLQKHWQISLINARRAAFTLGAVTMLGVGFVGVVKSPYAAIALLSLAGFAHQTLSVTVITMSSDLFKKNEVATVAGMAGTFGNAGLLIFSLLIGALVVKIGYTPFFICLGLLDIVGATILWTVVREPHT
- a CDS encoding TonB-dependent receptor; this encodes MMKMQWQKMLFLMVALSCLAKAQVLYGSLTGNITDPAGAVVAGAKIDVLNISTGVSQSASTDERGSFQFNNLQAGVYKLTVTAPSFKTMVQDNLKIDANTSRRLDTQLEVGDVSSAVQISSDAPVLQTERADINVVQTTRQINDLPLTGSVGRNYQSLMGLVPGAINQGEQNSAAGSPQRSISFNVNGVSRLQNNTRIDGSSVIYPWLPTNTAYVPPAEGIQEVSIVTNSFDAEQGLAGGAAVNVTIKTGTNGVHGAGWGYDTNSATAARNYFQTTPQVPKSIVAQYGYAVGGPIIKNKLFFFTDLERSTQRNFARVLSYSLAPASLRPGASGAVDFSSTGVTVYDPASNADPSKRTPFANNIVPANRVDPAALEFIKRLPQPTGSGFVNNYTPTGVAEFNRTNIDSKVNYNAGGKLTAFGRYSISPTLIIDPPILGDAGGDALNGGQLGTAPGRVQIAGAGGTYTFSPALILDANVGYTRQRLGAEAFDINSNFGLDVLKIPGTNGPDRLQGGAPFFNVSGWANMGNSNTGNPFLFRDNQYVGTANLSWFRGAHSLRFGLDYQNQQINHFQPQGGTFQTVRGTFQFNGNATRLQNGPTPTDTRYNSWADFLLGLPSGAGKVDQLRNPNALRILSYALYARDHWQVNRKLTVTYGLRWERYPFPDKDNTGINRFDPADGNVYTGGLSNVPRNTGASSGPGHFLPRFGIAWRVNDKLVARAGYGMSTDPRPFIDFRNPTFQES
- a CDS encoding DUF5597 domain-containing protein, with translation MTNTLWRKPQVIVFAAVCLALATCFSLVCRAQSSALPHLRQQGTATQLIVDDKPFLVRGGELGNSSSSSLEYMRPIWPKLAAMKLNTVLVPVYWELLEPLEGQFDFTLVDGLLQDARKHGLRLVPLWFGAWKNSMSCYAPAWVKTNQQRFPRAEDKAGSGMEILSPFSQANLAADARAFAAFMRHLREVDSRDYTVILVQVENEIGMIPDARDRSALANKLFSQAVPLELLGYLEQHRESLRPELRTAWGNSQFKTRGTWEEVFGAGAATDELFMAWHFARYTNRVAELGKAEYPLPMYVNAALIRPNYQPGQYPSAGPLPHLLDVWRAAAPQIDFLSPDIYFPNFMEWARKYDQSGNPLFIPEVGPSPQNAVQALYAVAQHDALGFSPFSIENLADPARGLLAGGYDLLAQLTPLLLAHQGKKEMAGLLTESAEQRVPQQIRLGGYTLNVTYERASAEAISGGLAIALAPDEFLFAGTSLVVTFEAHTPGAPLVGILSAQEGKYISGQWQPGRWLNGDQTHQGRHLRLPPGRFDIQRIKLYRYR
- a CDS encoding alpha-glucuronidase codes for the protein MLATSFTIALLLLAATAARAEDGYRLWLRYEPLPALARPRLTAIVVPGNSATAQATRAELLAGCGGLLGQPVAAAERIERDGTVLAGTPQASLLIAGLKLPLSQLGTEGFLLRTVKLNGYVVTVIASNSEIGVLYGAFHFLRLLQTQQPLGKLKVSQQPRLQIRMLNHWDNLNGSIERGYAGRSLWDWNALPEKIDPRLHDYARANASLGINGAALNNVNASAQSLSTAYLLKAAAIANVFRPYGVRVFLSARFSAPIELGGLKTADPFDPAVAAWWKQKATEIYQLIPDFGGFVVKANSEGQPGPRTYNRNHVDGANMLAAAVAPHHGVVIWRAFVYDAKPDYDRAAAAYDNLQPFDGKFAPNVLLQVKNGPIDFQPREPFHPLFGALPKTQVMPEFQITQEYLGQANNFVFLAPLWREVLDADTYAKGQGSTVAKVVDGSLYNQKLTGIAGVANTGSDRNWTGQDLTQANWYAFGRLAWNPGLSSKQIADEWIRMTLTNDAKAVATLTRMFTESHEAVVDYMTPLGLHHIMWGGHHYGPAPWWSKEPRPDWNPVYYHRADEKGLGFDRTPAGSNSVAQYHAPVRAQFAELKTCPEKYLVWFHHVPWDYRMKSGRILWDELALHYQRGVAWVRAARQDWEALAHVIDAERHAAVTKKLALQERDAVYWRDACLLYFQTFSKRPLPPGVEQPQKTLDEYKATSLTW
- a CDS encoding mandelate racemase, producing MKITDIKATTVTVPLEAPLRHGNGCHWGRFVRTIVEVETDEGIVGLGEMGGGGESAEAALRALKAYLVGHDPARLEEMRFLIANPTASLYNNRTQMLAALEFACLDILGQKWGVPVSEILGGRLQERVPFASYLFFRYPNPQDGSGETRTVEQLVAHARDLKARHGFTSHKLKGGVFHPDYELECYRAVAESLRGDRFRYDCNGVMSTEQAIRFGQAIEDLNNDYLEDPVYGLHGMRRVREKVRMPLSTNTVVVNFEQLAANILNTAVDVILLDTTFWGGIRPCVKAAGICETFQLGVAVHSSGELGIQLATMLHLGAVLPNLSFAADAHYHHLVDDIIVGGKLKYEGGAIAVPTAPGLGVQLNREKLAEYSELYQRLGGYPYDQDPLRPGWAPTIPNHRWADPNDARRPAIPF